In the Thermomicrobiales bacterium genome, GCCCTTGGCCTTTGCCAGTTCGTACAGCTCGCGCTGATCCCGGACAGTCTCGTAATCAATGCCGGTCGCTTCGTAAATCGCGTCGGCCATCCGCAATCTGCGCCACGGCGTTGTGACATCAATGTCATGTCCGGCGTAGGTAAATCGCGGCCCGCCAAACACCTCATGCACGACCGTTGAGAGCATGCGCTCAACCATGTCCATCACATCGTGGTAGTCCGCGTAGGCCATGTAGAACTCAAGCTGGGTGAACTCCGGGTTGTGGCGTGTGTCGACGCCCTCGTTGCGGAAGTCCTTGCAGATTTCATAGACGCGCTCGAATCCGCCAACGATCAACCGCTTGAGATAGAGCTCATCGGCGATGCGCAGGTACAGCGTCTGATCGAGCGCGTTGTGATGCGTGGTGAACGGTCGCGCATGCGCGCCGCCATAGACAGGTTGCAGCGTCGGCGTTTCAACTTCAAGGAAGCCCTCACCGTCAAGGAAATGGCGGAGCGTGGTGATAATCCTCGCACGCGTGACAAAGATGTCACGCACCTCCGGGTTGGAGAACAGATCGGCTGAGCGCTGCCGATAGCGCAGCTCAACGTCCGTCAAGCCGTGCCACTTTTCCGGCGGCGGGGTGACAGCCTTCGACAACATCACCCATCGAGCCGCCTCGACGGTGACTTCACCAGTGCGAGTCCGAAACAGCGTGCCTTCAGCCTCGACGAAGTCGCCGAGGTCAACCATCCGAATGAACTGCTCGTACGCATCCGCCCCGATGATGTTGGCGCGCAGATAGATCTGAATCCGACCGTGACCGTCTTCAATGTGGGCGAACGTCGCCTTGCCCATTTGCCGAAACGACATCACGCGGCCAGCCACGGTCACCTTCTCCGGGTCACGCCCTTCAGCCCAGGATGCTTCTCCAGCCTCATAACGCGCGACCGCTTCTGCTGCGTTGTGCGTCCTCGACGATCGCGTCGGATATGGCTCGATGCCCTGCCCGCGCATGGCATCCACCTTCGCCAGGCGGACCTGCTGTTGTTCGCTCATTTCCATAGATTGCTTCCCCCTCCACCGAGTTCTACGAACGGCTCACAAGAAAACGACCGCGCGCCGTC is a window encoding:
- the lysS gene encoding lysine--tRNA ligase yields the protein MSEQQQVRLAKVDAMRGQGIEPYPTRSSRTHNAAEAVARYEAGEASWAEGRDPEKVTVAGRVMSFRQMGKATFAHIEDGHGRIQIYLRANIIGADAYEQFIRMVDLGDFVEAEGTLFRTRTGEVTVEAARWVMLSKAVTPPPEKWHGLTDVELRYRQRSADLFSNPEVRDIFVTRARIITTLRHFLDGEGFLEVETPTLQPVYGGAHARPFTTHHNALDQTLYLRIADELYLKRLIVGGFERVYEICKDFRNEGVDTRHNPEFTQLEFYMAYADYHDVMDMVERMLSTVVHEVFGGPRFTYAGHDIDVTTPWRRLRMADAIYEATGIDYETVRDQRELYELAKAKGADVEPTTVWPRIVDELMKTFVRPTLIQPTFLIDYPVELSPLAKRSAESDNTVERFQTFIGGLELCNAYSELNDPIDQMNRFLEQAADRAQGDDEAMPIDEDYVQSLMYGMPPTGGFGIGIDRLTMLLTDQQSIREVILFPLLRTAGSASESGEDSE